From a single Francisella halioticida genomic region:
- a CDS encoding EamA family transporter — protein MWALSALVSGVLNAGSQAVLYTASQKENLFTMNLWIFTFISILMFIGLPFTHITFAGVRNVFASTPLICAGIVIVIFGVSSNLFRVKAFKYTVDPSFVAPGMYFYVVVAAVIDVFMYNKNLTGIEVFGILIVCAAGILSVIKKK, from the coding sequence ATATGGGCTCTAAGTGCTTTAGTTTCAGGTGTTTTAAATGCAGGATCTCAAGCTGTACTATATACTGCAAGCCAAAAAGAAAATTTATTTACTATGAACTTGTGGATATTTACATTTATAAGTATCCTTATGTTTATAGGTTTACCATTTACTCATATTACATTTGCAGGAGTTAGAAATGTATTTGCTAGCACACCATTAATTTGTGCAGGTATTGTAATTGTAATATTTGGTGTAAGTTCCAATCTTTTTAGAGTTAAAGCTTTTAAGTATACAGTAGACCCGTCTTTTGTAGCTCCAGGTATGTACTTTTACGTTGTTGTGGCTGCTGTGATAGATGTGTTTATGTATAATAAAAATTTAACTGGTATAGAGGTTTTTGGTATATTGATTGTTTGTGCGGCGGGCATACTTTCAGTTATTAAGAAAAAATAG
- a CDS encoding transposase — MSKKRVTYTADFKAKVIIELLEGDMTVNEIASKYDLLPKNVHNWKQ, encoded by the coding sequence ATGAGTAAAAAAAGAGTAACGTATACAGCTGATTTTAAAGCTAAAGTAATTATAGAATTGCTAGAAGGCGATATGACAGTTAATGAGATAGCAAGTAAGTATGATTTACTTCCTAAAAACGTGCACAATTGGAAGCAGTAA
- the rpoH gene encoding RNA polymerase sigma factor RpoH translates to MSKKKLLPATKPKTLPVVSDNNLSSYFNFVNSLPILSLEEEQELAKRYKYKKDLDAAQQLVLSHLRFVTKLAKNFSGYGLSIADLIQEGNIGLMKAVSKFDHEQGVRLVSFAVHWIKAEMYDYVLKNWKIVKVATTKAQRKLFFNLRSSKNKVGWLSSEDIKQLAEELNVKEETVIEMEKRMCQGDASLDLPYKDDEGEQTSQQSLYLEDKSSNVEHQVVQQDYYDNFKAVIKDVLGDFDIRTKDIIMSRYLLEKKVTLQDLAAKYKISAERVRQIEEEALAKFKKAIKNRS, encoded by the coding sequence ATGTCTAAAAAAAAGTTATTACCAGCTACAAAACCAAAAACTTTACCTGTTGTTTCTGATAATAATCTTAGTTCTTATTTTAATTTTGTTAATAGCTTACCTATTTTATCTTTAGAAGAGGAGCAGGAGTTAGCAAAACGTTATAAATATAAAAAAGACTTAGATGCGGCTCAGCAGTTAGTTTTGTCTCATTTAAGGTTTGTCACTAAACTTGCTAAAAACTTCTCTGGATATGGTTTATCAATAGCAGATCTTATTCAAGAAGGTAATATTGGGCTTATGAAAGCTGTAAGTAAGTTTGATCATGAACAAGGAGTTAGATTAGTTTCTTTTGCTGTTCACTGGATTAAGGCTGAAATGTATGATTATGTCTTAAAGAATTGGAAAATTGTAAAAGTCGCTACAACAAAAGCGCAGCGAAAACTATTTTTTAATCTTAGAAGTTCTAAGAATAAGGTTGGTTGGTTAAGCTCAGAAGATATAAAGCAGTTAGCCGAGGAGCTTAATGTAAAAGAAGAAACAGTTATCGAAATGGAAAAAAGAATGTGTCAAGGAGATGCTAGTCTTGATCTTCCTTATAAAGATGACGAGGGTGAGCAGACTAGTCAACAAAGTCTATATCTTGAAGATAAATCATCAAATGTTGAACATCAAGTAGTACAACAGGATTATTATGATAACTTTAAGGCGGTCATAAAGGATGTTTTAGGTGATTTTGATATACGTACAAAAGATATTATTATGTCTCGTTATTTACTTGAAAAAAAAGTGACCTTACAAGATTTAGCAGCTAAATACAAGATTTCTGCAGAGAGAGTTCGCCAAATAGAAGAAGAGGCTTTAGCCAAATTTAAAAAAGCTATTAAAAATAGAAGTTAA
- the yajC gene encoding preprotein translocase subunit YajC produces MKKILLSLAAIVLFSSSSFAAGGAQEASSPLSSILMLVVFFAIFWFLLIRPQQKKSKQLRKMLSDLAKGDEVVTNGGVIGKITKIDDTFVDLEVAESVTIKVQRSAVANILPKGATKA; encoded by the coding sequence ATGAAAAAAATATTGTTATCACTAGCTGCTATTGTGTTATTTAGCTCAAGTTCTTTTGCTGCAGGTGGTGCGCAAGAAGCAAGTAGTCCATTAAGTTCAATCTTGATGTTAGTAGTATTTTTTGCGATATTTTGGTTTTTACTTATTAGGCCACAACAAAAGAAAAGCAAACAATTACGTAAAATGCTCTCAGATTTAGCTAAAGGTGATGAAGTTGTAACAAATGGTGGTGTGATAGGGAAAATCACTAAAATTGATGATACTTTTGTAGATCTAGAAGTAGCAGAAAGTGTTACTATAAAAGTTCAAAGAAGTGCAGTGGCAAATATTTTACCAAAAGGTGCTACTAAGGCGTAA
- the secF gene encoding protein translocase subunit SecF encodes MEFFKQKTQIDFLGIKKYTTAFSILMIVISLFFIFTKGLNLGLDFTGGYQVQLYTSKTLGSEVMTKKLEKIGFNHTTITTFGDNDNYLIKFAPNEVNAKAKDLEIAQQQLQSEVATTLDAKVESVNYIGPQVGKELASNGVLAIIIALVCILIYISARFEMKFGISACVALLHDPIVILGIFAAFQLEFDLTVLAAILAVIGYSLNDTVVIYDRVRENFRKMSNASVTDVVNRSINDTLSRTILTSGLTMLVVVVLFLFGGSSVHNFSLALMLGIVIGTYSSIYVAGVVAVALGLNREFLLPKQISKEDTSLL; translated from the coding sequence ATGGAATTTTTTAAACAAAAGACTCAGATAGATTTTTTAGGTATCAAAAAGTATACGACTGCTTTTTCAATACTTATGATTGTTATCTCGTTGTTTTTTATATTTACTAAAGGTCTAAATCTTGGTTTAGACTTTACTGGTGGTTATCAAGTGCAGTTATATACTTCAAAAACGTTAGGTTCTGAAGTTATGACTAAAAAACTAGAAAAAATAGGCTTTAACCATACGACAATAACAACTTTTGGAGATAATGATAATTATTTGATTAAATTTGCTCCTAATGAGGTCAATGCTAAAGCTAAAGATTTAGAAATAGCTCAGCAGCAACTTCAGTCTGAGGTTGCAACTACTTTAGATGCAAAAGTTGAAAGTGTAAACTATATTGGCCCGCAAGTTGGTAAAGAGCTTGCCAGTAATGGTGTCTTAGCAATAATTATTGCTTTAGTATGTATATTGATCTATATAAGTGCTAGATTTGAAATGAAGTTTGGTATAAGTGCATGTGTAGCTTTATTGCATGATCCAATAGTAATATTAGGAATATTTGCAGCTTTTCAGTTAGAGTTTGACTTGACAGTTCTAGCAGCTATTTTAGCAGTGATTGGTTATTCTTTAAATGATACTGTTGTGATTTATGATAGAGTCCGTGAGAACTTTAGGAAAATGAGTAATGCAAGTGTTACGGATGTAGTAAATAGAAGTATTAATGATACTCTGTCAAGAACTATACTTACCTCTGGATTAACAATGCTTGTAGTTGTAGTACTATTTTTATTTGGTGGAAGCTCAGTGCATAATTTCTCTTTAGCTTTAATGTTAGGTATTGTGATAGGTACTTATTCATCTATATATGTAGCAGGAGTAGTAGCTGTGGCTCTAGGTTTAAATAGAGAATTTCTACTACCTAAGCAGATAAGTAAGGAAGATACTTCTCTACTTTAA
- a CDS encoding IS3 family transposase: protein MDELRKDKDATSKKLVEVIVERDFLMGKLKSLVSSNDRVNSVDTKLELSLNNQLKLLSVSKSVYYYTPISKFSSNDDIRLLNAIDLIHTKHPYYGTRRLVKLLNRLGFLVGRKLIKSAMELMGIKALYPKKKTTVINKQHKKYPYLLNVFKNETNQVVIDKANKVWSADITYIRLECGYAYLAAIIDWHSKKILAWKISNTMDTHLTTSVLKEALFKYGKPDIFNSDQGTQYTAKEHIKILSDNKINISMDAKGRSIDNIAIERFWRTLKYENVYPVSYITMKEAKVGIKEYIDIYNNERLHSSIGYMTPDEVYSGILDAA, encoded by the coding sequence ATAGATGAGCTTAGAAAAGATAAAGATGCAACAAGTAAAAAACTAGTCGAGGTAATAGTAGAGAGGGATTTTTTAATGGGAAAGCTAAAAAGCTTGGTATCATCAAATGATAGAGTAAACTCTGTAGATACTAAGCTAGAATTATCTTTAAATAATCAGCTTAAACTATTATCTGTATCTAAGAGTGTGTACTATTATACACCAATATCAAAATTTAGTAGTAATGATGATATTAGACTATTAAATGCAATAGATTTGATACATACTAAACATCCATATTATGGTACGAGAAGGCTAGTAAAGTTGCTAAATAGATTAGGATTTCTAGTTGGAAGGAAGCTAATCAAAAGTGCTATGGAATTAATGGGTATTAAGGCATTGTATCCTAAAAAAAAGACAACTGTCATTAATAAGCAACACAAGAAATATCCATACTTACTTAATGTATTTAAAAATGAGACGAATCAGGTTGTTATAGATAAAGCTAATAAGGTATGGAGTGCTGATATCACGTATATTAGACTAGAATGTGGGTATGCATATTTAGCAGCCATAATAGATTGGCATAGCAAGAAAATACTAGCTTGGAAGATTTCTAATACTATGGATACACATCTAACAACTAGTGTGTTAAAAGAAGCGTTATTTAAATATGGTAAACCTGATATCTTTAACTCTGATCAAGGAACTCAATATACAGCAAAAGAGCATATTAAAATATTATCTGATAATAAAATAAATATATCTATGGATGCTAAAGGAAGATCTATAGATAATATTGCAATTGAGAGATTTTGGAGAACACTGAAATATGAAAATGTTTATCCGGTATCATATATAACTATGAAAGAGGCTAAAGTAGGTATCAAAGAATATATTGATATTTACAACAATGAAAGACTACATTCTAGTATTGGATATATGACTCCTGATGAAGTATATTCTGGTATTTTAGATGCTGCATAA
- the secD gene encoding protein translocase subunit SecD gives MSNNKSLPINQFPLWKNLLIVFILALALFYAVPNIFGKSPALQISQKDGDVNIQLLVKIENTLNKSAVAYEKAHITNNKDNVSITFKDVEEQLKAKKILKESLSGNYIIAMNMLSNSPGWLSALGANPMNLGLDLRGGMYLMLEADTKTAINAQLDNTLNVILAAAKDNNIGVSSSTKADEKSSIKAPQDYIANGYISITLDNSEGVAKLNQYLGSEFKKTQDLNITYTTKGNTVFVTYNSAKMLQLNQGAISQVVTVMRNRINALGVAEASVAQAGENRVVIEIPGMQDATQAKQILGGTSTASFYLVNPVSDRLATEEQGYKVYTLDNSKGYQSYYSLKGAPVAGGANIIGASPSVDRQTGTPIVMVELSRSAASHFRRITGKNVGNPMGVMLVNTTYEKVKEKNGKEKNVVNKTEKLINVATIQSALGSHFQITGLSQKEANNLALMIKSGSLQVPVHIVQESQIGPSLGKANIEKGMLSIVVALLAVVIFILAYYRVFGIIANIALIMNLVLIVAVMSIIPGATLTLPGIAGIVLNLGMSIDGNVLIFERIREEIRAGMPRQSAIHIGYEKAFTTIVDSNITTLIVAVILFFIGTGAIKGFAITLMIGIVTSMFTSVTVSRAMTNFVYGKKKKLEKISIGI, from the coding sequence ATGAGTAATAATAAAAGTCTTCCCATAAATCAGTTTCCATTATGGAAAAACCTTTTAATAGTTTTTATTCTAGCATTAGCCTTGTTTTATGCAGTACCTAATATTTTTGGTAAAAGCCCTGCTTTGCAAATATCGCAGAAAGATGGTGATGTTAACATTCAATTGTTAGTTAAAATTGAGAATACTTTAAATAAAAGCGCTGTTGCTTATGAAAAGGCGCACATAACAAATAACAAAGATAATGTTTCAATTACATTTAAAGATGTGGAAGAGCAGCTTAAAGCTAAAAAAATATTAAAAGAAAGCTTAAGTGGTAACTACATTATTGCAATGAATATGCTCTCTAACTCTCCTGGTTGGCTTTCAGCATTAGGTGCTAACCCTATGAATTTAGGATTAGATTTACGTGGTGGAATGTATTTAATGCTAGAAGCTGATACAAAGACAGCAATAAATGCTCAGTTAGATAATACGTTGAATGTTATTTTAGCAGCAGCTAAAGATAATAACATAGGTGTTTCTAGTTCAACTAAAGCAGATGAGAAATCTAGTATTAAAGCACCTCAGGATTATATTGCTAATGGTTATATATCCATAACTTTAGATAACTCAGAAGGTGTTGCTAAACTTAATCAGTATTTAGGCTCTGAGTTTAAAAAGACTCAAGATCTTAATATAACTTATACAACTAAAGGTAATACTGTGTTTGTAACCTATAATAGTGCTAAGATGCTTCAATTAAATCAAGGTGCTATATCTCAAGTTGTGACAGTTATGCGTAATCGTATTAATGCATTAGGTGTCGCAGAGGCTTCGGTTGCACAGGCTGGAGAAAATCGTGTTGTTATTGAAATTCCAGGTATGCAAGATGCTACTCAAGCTAAGCAAATCTTAGGGGGAACATCTACGGCAAGTTTTTACTTAGTCAACCCAGTTTCAGATAGATTAGCGACAGAAGAGCAGGGCTATAAGGTTTATACCTTAGATAATAGTAAAGGATATCAAAGTTACTATAGTTTAAAAGGTGCACCTGTAGCTGGTGGAGCAAATATTATTGGTGCAAGCCCATCTGTTGATCGTCAAACAGGTACACCTATAGTTATGGTTGAGTTAAGTAGGTCAGCTGCTAGTCATTTTAGAAGGATTACAGGCAAGAATGTTGGTAATCCTATGGGTGTTATGCTGGTTAATACTACCTATGAGAAAGTTAAAGAGAAAAATGGTAAAGAGAAGAATGTAGTTAACAAAACTGAGAAATTAATAAACGTTGCTACTATCCAGTCTGCACTTGGCTCACATTTTCAAATTACGGGTCTAAGTCAAAAAGAAGCAAATAACCTTGCTTTAATGATTAAGTCTGGTTCGTTACAAGTTCCTGTACATATTGTTCAAGAATCACAAATAGGACCAAGTCTAGGTAAAGCTAATATTGAAAAAGGTATGCTATCTATAGTAGTAGCGCTTTTAGCTGTTGTTATATTTATCTTAGCTTACTATCGAGTATTTGGTATTATTGCAAATATTGCTCTAATTATGAACTTGGTACTTATTGTGGCTGTGATGTCGATTATTCCAGGAGCAACATTAACATTACCAGGTATTGCAGGTATCGTATTGAATTTAGGTATGTCAATTGATGGCAATGTACTAATTTTTGAAAGAATTAGAGAGGAGATTCGTGCAGGTATGCCACGTCAAAGTGCAATTCATATAGGTTATGAGAAAGCATTTACGACAATTGTTGACTCTAATATTACTACTTTAATTGTTGCTGTTATACTTTTCTTTATTGGTACAGGTGCTATTAAAGGGTTTGCTATCACATTGATGATAGGTATTGTCACATCTATGTTCACATCAGTTACTGTTTCTAGAGCTATGACTAATTTTGTTTATGGTAAGAAAAAGAAGCTAGAAAAAATCTCTATAGGAATATAA